The Sporosarcina ureae genome includes a region encoding these proteins:
- a CDS encoding YppE family protein, with protein MSKIEDTKLLLTICDECEQRFYHMRETDHEPDFFEEVKPYADVSHQAIAQWAEEMKVWIQKEKPRYVHEVQVDSLKDSMTQFVVQSFYKKTGKKRFILSIRAARYTLQTVLDAMNADREEDDVNE; from the coding sequence ATGAGCAAGATAGAAGACACAAAGTTATTGCTGACGATTTGTGATGAATGTGAACAGCGATTTTATCATATGAGAGAGACGGATCATGAACCGGATTTCTTTGAAGAAGTGAAGCCGTATGCCGACGTTAGCCATCAGGCGATTGCGCAGTGGGCCGAAGAGATGAAGGTGTGGATACAAAAGGAAAAGCCACGCTATGTGCATGAAGTGCAAGTGGATTCTTTAAAAGATTCCATGACTCAATTCGTCGTACAGTCTTTCTACAAAAAGACTGGAAAGAAGCGTTTTATTCTATCGATCCGCGCAGCACGCTATACTTTGCAAACGGTTTTGGACGCAATGAACGCAGACCGAGAAGAGGACGATGTGAATGAATAA
- a CDS encoding YpoC family protein has product MTYEQLKENVQQVLDIWEQQKPEVEKAYAVNDSRKLDVIQPAIIQLELLIEQSEQVENPHTGKLHHVLAPNNYEERIEFIKHQKSSHYAVIQLTMLYDEMKKKAARLRVQH; this is encoded by the coding sequence ATGACCTACGAACAATTAAAGGAAAACGTACAGCAAGTACTCGATATATGGGAACAGCAAAAGCCTGAGGTGGAAAAAGCATACGCTGTAAATGATTCGCGTAAATTGGATGTAATACAGCCGGCCATCATTCAGCTCGAGTTGTTAATCGAGCAAAGTGAACAGGTGGAAAATCCTCACACAGGTAAACTGCATCACGTACTTGCACCAAATAATTACGAGGAACGAATTGAATTCATCAAACATCAAAAAAGCAGTCATTATGCTGTCATTCAATTGACCATGTTATATGATGAAATGAAAAAGAAAGCAGCGCGATTACGCGTTCAACACTAA
- a CDS encoding PBP1A family penicillin-binding protein, translating to MSDNINSRTERRKRQVTEQPKRPQKKLPNELWKKILLGIAALFLLVLVGGASLFAYYASTAPDLDEELLKDPLTSNFLTKDGDIFMKFGAEKREFVPYEEIPEQMKDAILATEDIRFFKHGGIDFYRLGGAVIANFRSGFGSQGASTLTQQVIKNSFLKNEKTLKRKAQEAWLAHKLEKEYTKEEIFEMYFNKVLMSGTRYGIGTGANFFFGKKVDELNLPEMAMLAGMPQSPNGYNPFKHPERAEKRRNIVLTLMERHGKISTAEMNEAKKVPVTSTLLAEEDREVFGKYPAYVDAVLDEIEEAGFTDLLSEGVTVQTALDPKVQETVEAAINDPSYYESDEMEAGMTVLDTKTSAIVAIGGGRNYSGRNLNFAEIKRAPGSSIKPILSYGPAIEELDWSTGQKVVDEPYSYTDSGKSIGNADGDFLGTLTMRQALYWSRNIPAVKTFEEVGPKKAEAFAKKLGFTYDAINSNNALGGGEEFSTVQMAGAYAAFGNGGIYTKPHAVKKLILRDGKTEKNLRPDPVTAMKDSTAYMITDVLRDVLTEYKATGRRANIDNMDIAGKTGTTNYSAEKMKKDNMESHYVPDTWFTGYTTEYTISTWGGYGDFSPIKTYDQGRYVPQNLFRTVMSSIAKDPGTFVQPDSVEEAAIVKGSDPIMLASSFTYSNNVSNELFVRGTLPKKASIPEKISIPSPDGLTAHFDANSNAVQLQWNYDVPNKYSSLGSPTFNVSVSVDGGGAQNITTTSDKQTTYSGVEYGKNYTFHVSANMGGYTSGSATTSLLIKGADEPVIEDEPIVEPDENSDDQNNNEDEPSDTDSDNDNESDNEEPGQSDQDDSNNQDGNNSTNDQNNQDQNPNQGQGQGQGQSNQGQGNQGNQGNQSNPGQGQGQNSNDGGDTSSDSSSN from the coding sequence ATGAGTGATAACATAAACTCGAGAACGGAAAGAAGAAAGAGACAAGTGACGGAGCAACCAAAGCGTCCTCAGAAAAAGCTTCCTAACGAACTATGGAAGAAGATTCTTCTAGGTATCGCAGCCCTTTTCCTTTTAGTGCTAGTTGGCGGAGCTTCCTTATTTGCTTATTACGCAAGTACAGCACCTGACTTAGATGAAGAGTTACTGAAAGATCCCCTCACCTCTAACTTCCTAACAAAAGACGGCGATATATTCATGAAGTTCGGTGCAGAGAAACGGGAATTTGTGCCGTATGAGGAAATTCCAGAACAAATGAAAGATGCGATACTAGCTACCGAAGACATTCGTTTCTTCAAACATGGTGGAATCGATTTTTATCGTCTTGGCGGCGCCGTTATTGCCAACTTCCGTAGCGGATTTGGTTCTCAAGGTGCATCCACATTAACACAGCAAGTCATCAAAAATTCATTCTTGAAAAATGAAAAAACATTGAAACGGAAAGCACAAGAAGCTTGGCTTGCGCACAAATTAGAAAAAGAATATACAAAAGAAGAAATTTTCGAGATGTACTTCAATAAAGTTCTCATGTCCGGTACACGCTACGGGATCGGCACAGGTGCAAATTTCTTCTTCGGTAAAAAAGTAGACGAACTAAACTTACCTGAAATGGCCATGCTAGCAGGCATGCCACAGTCTCCAAACGGCTATAATCCGTTTAAACATCCAGAACGTGCAGAAAAGCGCCGGAATATTGTTCTCACACTGATGGAACGTCACGGCAAAATTTCCACCGCTGAAATGAATGAAGCAAAAAAAGTTCCAGTCACTTCTACTCTATTGGCTGAAGAAGACCGTGAAGTGTTCGGCAAATATCCTGCGTATGTAGATGCGGTATTGGATGAAATCGAAGAAGCTGGTTTCACCGATCTTCTATCTGAAGGAGTTACCGTACAAACTGCTTTGGATCCGAAAGTACAAGAAACAGTAGAAGCCGCAATCAATGATCCAAGCTATTATGAATCAGATGAAATGGAAGCCGGTATGACGGTGTTGGATACAAAAACAAGTGCGATTGTTGCTATTGGCGGCGGACGGAATTATTCGGGACGAAACTTGAATTTTGCTGAAATCAAACGTGCACCAGGTTCTAGTATTAAGCCCATTTTATCGTATGGCCCAGCAATTGAAGAACTAGATTGGTCCACAGGTCAAAAGGTAGTAGATGAACCTTACAGCTATACAGATTCAGGTAAATCCATCGGTAACGCAGATGGTGATTTCCTTGGAACATTAACTATGCGGCAGGCACTGTATTGGTCCAGAAACATACCTGCAGTGAAGACCTTTGAAGAGGTAGGACCGAAGAAAGCTGAAGCCTTTGCTAAGAAACTTGGGTTTACGTATGATGCGATAAATTCAAACAATGCACTTGGTGGCGGGGAAGAATTCTCAACAGTGCAAATGGCGGGTGCTTATGCCGCTTTCGGTAATGGTGGTATTTACACAAAACCCCATGCTGTGAAAAAGCTAATTTTGCGTGACGGCAAAACAGAAAAGAATTTACGTCCGGACCCTGTAACCGCAATGAAAGATTCCACAGCTTACATGATTACAGATGTATTGCGTGATGTACTTACCGAGTATAAAGCGACAGGAAGACGAGCAAATATCGACAATATGGATATTGCCGGAAAAACAGGTACAACCAATTATTCTGCTGAAAAAATGAAAAAAGATAATATGGAAAGTCACTATGTACCCGATACATGGTTCACAGGTTATACAACTGAGTACACCATTTCTACATGGGGCGGTTACGGAGATTTCTCTCCGATTAAAACGTATGACCAAGGACGCTATGTACCACAAAATCTTTTCAGAACTGTTATGAGTAGCATCGCAAAAGACCCAGGTACATTCGTTCAACCAGACTCAGTCGAAGAAGCGGCAATTGTCAAAGGTAGCGACCCTATCATGCTTGCCAGTTCATTTACGTACAGTAATAACGTCAGTAATGAATTATTTGTCCGAGGTACATTACCCAAAAAAGCGTCGATTCCTGAAAAAATTTCCATTCCAAGTCCGGATGGATTGACTGCACATTTCGATGCGAATTCCAATGCGGTTCAATTACAATGGAATTACGATGTGCCGAATAAATACAGCAGTCTCGGAAGCCCTACATTCAACGTCAGTGTCTCTGTTGACGGTGGTGGTGCACAAAACATCACGACGACTTCTGATAAACAAACGACATACTCTGGCGTGGAATACGGTAAGAATTACACATTCCATGTAAGTGCCAACATGGGTGGCTATACAAGTGGTTCGGCTACCACTTCCCTTTTGATCAAAGGTGCTGATGAACCAGTCATTGAAGACGAACCGATCGTTGAACCCGATGAAAATTCAGATGATCAAAATAATAATGAAGATGAGCCATCAGATACTGACTCAGATAACGACAATGAATCCGATAATGAAGAACCAGGTCAATCGGATCAAGACGATTCGAACAATCAAGATGGCAATAACTCCACTAATGACCAGAACAACCAAGACCAGAATCCGAATCAAGGCCAAGGTCAAGGGCAAGGCCAGTCTAACCAAGGTCAAGGAAATCAGGGGAACCAAGGTAATCAAAGCAATCCAGGACAAGGACAAGGACAAAACTCTAATGATGGCGGCGATACGTCATCTGATTCCTCTTCCAATTAA
- the nth gene encoding endonuclease III, with protein MLTKTQWQTCLQTFDEMFPEAHCELVHKNAFELLIATLLSAQCTDVLVNRVTAELFKKYKTPEDYLAVPIEELQQDIRSIGLFRNKSKNIQALSLRLIEEFGGEVPPNRDVMMTLPGVGRKTANVVVSNAFGVPALAVDTHVERVAKRLGMNRWKDRPIDVEEKIMRWTPMEKWTQTHHQVIFFGRYHCKAQNPNCPECPLLDLCREGQKRMKAK; from the coding sequence ATGCTGACAAAAACACAGTGGCAAACATGCCTGCAAACGTTCGATGAGATGTTTCCTGAAGCGCATTGTGAACTCGTTCATAAGAATGCCTTTGAATTACTGATTGCGACCTTATTATCCGCTCAATGTACGGACGTATTAGTCAACCGGGTGACTGCAGAACTGTTTAAGAAGTATAAAACACCGGAAGATTATTTGGCCGTACCCATTGAGGAATTACAGCAAGATATACGTTCGATCGGTTTGTTCCGAAATAAATCAAAAAACATCCAAGCGCTTAGCCTCCGATTGATTGAAGAGTTTGGTGGAGAAGTACCTCCTAATCGAGATGTCATGATGACATTGCCGGGCGTGGGTAGGAAAACAGCCAATGTCGTCGTGTCGAATGCGTTCGGCGTGCCGGCATTAGCTGTCGATACACATGTCGAACGTGTAGCAAAAAGACTAGGTATGAATCGCTGGAAAGATCGTCCGATTGATGTAGAAGAAAAAATTATGCGTTGGACGCCAATGGAAAAGTGGACACAGACTCATCATCAAGTGATTTTCTTCGGTCGCTATCATTGCAAAGCGCAAAATCCCAACTGTCCAGAGTGTCCGTTACTGGATTTATGCCGCGAAGGCCAAAAAAGGATGAAAGCGAAATGA
- a CDS encoding RNA polymerase sigma factor — translation MNQKDAFTSYLIQVGEEVFLFLRSKGASKEDAEDIIQNTFYKIYSMLSDLDEKNIRPWFYRVALNEFIDLKRKKFQHNVPLSDEIQAKLTSGNADFEQLFNQDEIMYLLKNVKAEHREIFVLKYYYDLSYEEIAQLLHLQVDNVKKKLYRARKTIQTEVGGIMAWIHRFKKH, via the coding sequence ATGAATCAAAAAGACGCGTTCACCTCCTATCTAATTCAAGTTGGAGAGGAAGTGTTTCTATTTTTACGCTCAAAAGGGGCATCAAAGGAAGATGCAGAAGACATTATTCAAAATACATTTTATAAAATTTATTCAATGCTAAGTGACTTGGACGAAAAGAATATTCGCCCGTGGTTTTACCGAGTTGCCCTTAATGAGTTTATTGATTTAAAGCGAAAAAAATTTCAACATAACGTACCGCTTTCCGATGAAATTCAAGCAAAACTAACAAGTGGTAATGCGGATTTTGAACAGCTTTTCAATCAAGATGAAATTATGTATTTGTTGAAAAATGTAAAAGCGGAGCATCGGGAAATTTTTGTATTGAAATATTATTACGATTTATCGTACGAGGAAATCGCCCAATTGCTTCATTTGCAAGTAGATAATGTAAAGAAAAAATTATACAGGGCAAGAAAAACAATTCAGACGGAAGTTGGAGGGATCATGGCATGGATTCATCGATTCAAAAAGCATTAA
- a CDS encoding 5'-nucleotidase C-terminal domain-containing protein: MNKRKVHRFGATFAVASAIVLAGGSVSAAEQWYTDVSKDNTHYEAIKALTDQQVIRGYSENLFKPGHSIERRHAALILAKLGDFEEPTNVADVLKKFKDISGDSFYAKEMATLANANVFKGDSNGNFKPTAALTRQQMANVLVNALDLEKYDTGEKVTINLSNVGESHRRGVQILANLGLTDQLNDFRPNEPVTRGAFSSFIHRANQLQASDFTLSLMHMNDTHARVAEMPKVITAIKEVRNDKPDALLLHGGDVFSGTLYFSEFGGQADLELMNLMGLDAMVFGNHEFDLGDSKNGHQSLANFVKGANFPVIGANIDFSKDPHLKNLVSETEFTSTPALGEIHKGLIKEVNGEKVGIFGLTTESTAFVASPGAVEFLDYKESAEKAVAYFESQGINKIISINHLGFDSDPSVGNDLLLAQAVEGIDIIVGGHSHTKLSEPVLVDNNASGESKDPTVIVQADQYLTHLGTLDVQFDDRGVITGHAGELISLQDKENDTEAAEALLKYSGKIDETFGKEIGATLEVDLPNPRSRGDENPTESVRANETALGNLITDGMLEKAKEYDPNTVIALQNGGGIRNHLNKGQVTVGEVIEVLPFGNTLSLVTLTGAEIKNTLEHSVRNSPNEDGGFLHMSGMKMTFDSSKEVSKRIQTMQVKVNGEFEDVDMDKEYVITTNAFTARGGDGFEVLGEAYADGRVTDLGLDDWVNLRDHMIKLGTVKPEIEGRIIDLNT, from the coding sequence ATGAATAAAAGAAAAGTGCATAGGTTTGGTGCAACATTTGCGGTTGCTAGCGCGATTGTATTGGCGGGAGGTTCCGTCAGTGCGGCAGAGCAATGGTATACCGATGTATCAAAAGACAACACCCATTATGAAGCCATTAAAGCGTTGACGGATCAACAAGTCATTCGTGGCTATTCGGAAAATCTGTTCAAGCCTGGGCATTCAATCGAGCGTCGTCACGCAGCATTAATTTTGGCAAAGTTAGGGGACTTTGAAGAACCAACGAATGTGGCGGATGTATTAAAAAAGTTTAAAGATATTTCTGGTGATAGTTTCTACGCAAAAGAAATGGCTACTCTAGCAAATGCGAATGTATTTAAAGGGGATTCAAATGGGAATTTCAAACCAACAGCCGCTCTTACACGTCAACAAATGGCGAACGTACTAGTGAATGCCTTGGATCTTGAGAAATACGATACAGGTGAGAAAGTAACAATCAATTTATCAAATGTAGGCGAGTCACATAGAAGAGGTGTACAAATCCTTGCCAATCTTGGATTGACGGATCAACTAAATGATTTCAGGCCAAATGAGCCCGTTACACGGGGCGCATTCTCGTCATTCATTCATCGGGCCAATCAGCTACAAGCAAGCGATTTTACATTATCATTGATGCATATGAATGATACGCATGCACGCGTTGCGGAAATGCCGAAAGTTATAACCGCTATTAAAGAAGTTCGAAATGACAAGCCAGATGCCTTGCTTCTCCATGGCGGAGATGTGTTCTCGGGAACATTATACTTCTCAGAGTTTGGAGGACAAGCCGATCTAGAACTGATGAATTTAATGGGTCTGGATGCCATGGTATTTGGGAATCATGAATTTGATTTAGGTGATAGTAAAAATGGTCACCAATCACTAGCGAATTTTGTGAAAGGTGCTAATTTCCCTGTAATCGGTGCCAATATAGATTTCTCTAAGGACCCCCATCTGAAAAATCTAGTAAGTGAAACAGAATTTACGAGTACGCCAGCACTAGGAGAAATTCATAAAGGATTAATTAAAGAAGTGAACGGTGAAAAGGTTGGAATCTTTGGATTGACGACTGAAAGCACAGCATTCGTCGCAAGTCCAGGAGCCGTAGAGTTCTTGGATTATAAAGAATCAGCTGAAAAAGCCGTAGCGTACTTTGAGAGCCAAGGCATCAATAAAATCATTTCCATAAATCATCTAGGTTTTGACAGTGATCCATCTGTTGGGAATGACTTACTTCTAGCCCAAGCAGTTGAAGGTATCGATATTATCGTGGGCGGGCATTCACATACGAAACTGTCAGAACCGGTACTGGTCGATAATAATGCAAGTGGGGAAAGCAAAGATCCTACAGTCATAGTTCAAGCTGATCAATATTTGACTCATTTAGGAACGTTAGACGTACAATTTGATGATCGAGGTGTCATAACAGGACATGCTGGTGAATTAATTAGCCTACAGGACAAAGAGAATGACACAGAAGCAGCGGAAGCACTTCTCAAATATTCCGGAAAAATCGATGAAACGTTTGGCAAAGAAATCGGTGCAACGTTAGAAGTGGATCTGCCAAATCCAAGAAGTCGTGGAGATGAGAATCCAACAGAAAGTGTTCGTGCGAATGAAACCGCACTTGGTAACTTAATAACGGATGGAATGCTAGAAAAAGCAAAAGAATACGATCCGAACACCGTAATTGCCCTGCAAAACGGTGGAGGAATTCGCAACCATTTGAATAAAGGACAGGTTACGGTTGGAGAAGTAATTGAAGTACTTCCATTCGGTAATACATTATCTCTTGTTACACTGACAGGTGCAGAAATTAAAAACACGCTTGAGCATAGTGTGCGGAACTCACCTAATGAAGATGGCGGTTTCTTGCATATGTCAGGCATGAAAATGACATTCGATAGCAGTAAAGAAGTGAGCAAACGCATTCAGACTATGCAAGTAAAAGTGAATGGTGAATTCGAAGATGTAGACATGGATAAAGAATACGTGATCACAACAAATGCCTTTACTGCGAGAGGCGGAGATGGTTTTGAAGTGCTTGGAGAAGCCTATGCAGATGGCCGAGTGACTGATCTTGGTTTGGATGATTGGGTGAACTTGCGCGATCACATGATCAAGCTTGGAACAGTCAAGCCTGAGATTGAAGGTCGAATTATTGATTTGAATACGTAA
- a CDS encoding DEAD/DEAH box helicase, which translates to MNKRSIADIIQELFADSRFGPNIAYIETLKEQEAVMAEFPPVLHASIRKALATKGISQLYSHQRQAFDKVREGHSITAITPTASGKSLCYHLPVLQSILDDPSSRALYLFPTKALAQDQLADLHDLIEASGETILSHTYDGDTAPGLRTKVRKSGHIILTNPDMLHSAILPHHTKWISLFENLKYIVVDELHTYKGVFGSHVAHVLRRLQRICRFYGSDPIFICTSATISNAKELADNLTNKDMVLIDQNGAPRGKKHFVFYNPPIVHDVFGIRRSAVLEVRDLGAFLYQKHIQTIIFARSRVRVEMLVTYMKELTKKKLFDKTVMGYRGGYLPSERRTIESGLKSGDIRTVVSTNALELGIDIGQLQACIMTGYPGNIASALQQAGRAGRRQEDALIIYVAQSMPLDQYIIQHPQYLLGRQPEEIHIHPDNMLILMDHLKCASFELPFSSTETYGEFEVQELLAFLQSEGVLLQTSDKWHWMTDRFPAGEISLRSASQENVIIIDQSFPKETRVIGEMDRFSAMTLLHEEAIYLHQGTQYQVEELDWEEKKAYVTVVDVDYFTDANLAVELKVINEDKRMEDGERTLAYGDLAVLAIPTIFKKIKFDTHDNIGSGPISLPAEEMHTSGTWLTFDVPEGWEKSDLTDAMTAAAYAIQSLVPLFIKCDRSDIHVVPQVKAIHMERPTFFIYDSYPGGIGLSENIYSRWRDLLMLAADHVAECRCEYGCPVCIGAQEAGQTNNKHRAHSLLAELAK; encoded by the coding sequence ATGAATAAACGAAGTATAGCCGATATCATTCAAGAACTATTCGCGGACTCACGCTTTGGCCCGAATATCGCCTACATTGAAACGCTTAAAGAGCAAGAGGCCGTTATGGCAGAGTTTCCTCCCGTATTGCATGCATCGATTCGTAAAGCACTGGCAACGAAGGGGATCTCGCAGTTATACAGTCACCAGCGACAAGCATTTGACAAAGTGCGTGAAGGTCATTCAATTACGGCGATAACTCCGACAGCTTCAGGGAAATCATTATGCTACCACTTGCCGGTATTGCAGTCGATTTTAGATGATCCATCTTCGCGTGCGCTGTATTTATTTCCGACGAAAGCATTGGCTCAAGATCAGCTAGCAGATTTGCATGATTTGATTGAAGCGAGTGGCGAAACGATTTTAAGTCATACCTACGACGGAGATACGGCACCTGGCTTGCGGACCAAAGTGAGAAAATCGGGACATATTATTTTAACGAATCCGGATATGCTTCACTCTGCCATATTACCTCACCATACGAAATGGATTTCATTGTTTGAGAACTTGAAATATATCGTGGTCGATGAACTCCATACATATAAAGGTGTGTTTGGCAGTCACGTGGCGCATGTGTTAAGACGATTACAACGTATTTGTCGGTTTTACGGAAGTGACCCCATTTTTATTTGTACGTCCGCAACAATCTCAAATGCTAAGGAATTGGCAGATAATCTGACGAATAAAGATATGGTGTTGATTGACCAAAACGGAGCACCACGCGGCAAGAAACATTTTGTTTTTTATAATCCGCCAATCGTCCACGATGTGTTTGGTATACGGAGAAGTGCAGTGCTTGAAGTCCGAGACTTGGGTGCATTTTTATATCAAAAGCATATTCAGACGATCATTTTTGCGAGAAGTCGAGTGCGTGTGGAAATGCTCGTGACGTATATGAAAGAATTAACAAAGAAAAAATTATTCGATAAAACGGTCATGGGCTATCGTGGCGGCTATTTACCATCAGAACGTAGAACGATCGAGAGTGGATTGAAAAGTGGGGATATTCGTACTGTTGTCAGCACAAACGCTTTGGAACTGGGTATTGATATCGGGCAGTTGCAAGCGTGTATCATGACAGGTTACCCGGGAAATATTGCGAGTGCATTGCAACAAGCAGGTCGGGCGGGTAGACGCCAGGAAGACGCCCTCATCATCTATGTAGCACAATCGATGCCGCTTGATCAATATATTATTCAACACCCGCAATACTTGCTCGGACGGCAGCCAGAAGAAATTCATATTCATCCCGATAATATGTTAATTTTAATGGATCATTTAAAATGTGCTTCATTCGAACTGCCATTTAGCTCTACTGAGACGTATGGTGAATTTGAAGTACAGGAACTACTGGCGTTTTTGCAAAGTGAAGGTGTTTTGTTACAAACATCAGATAAATGGCATTGGATGACCGATCGTTTTCCGGCTGGAGAAATCAGTTTACGTTCTGCTTCTCAAGAAAACGTCATCATCATTGACCAATCATTCCCGAAAGAAACGCGTGTCATTGGCGAGATGGACCGCTTTAGTGCGATGACGTTGTTGCATGAAGAAGCGATCTATTTACATCAAGGAACGCAGTATCAAGTAGAAGAACTGGATTGGGAAGAAAAGAAAGCGTACGTGACCGTCGTCGATGTCGATTATTTCACCGATGCAAATCTTGCAGTAGAATTGAAAGTCATCAATGAAGACAAGCGAATGGAAGATGGAGAGCGGACGCTAGCTTATGGAGACTTAGCGGTACTCGCCATACCGACAATCTTTAAGAAAATTAAATTTGATACGCATGACAATATTGGTTCAGGTCCGATCTCGTTGCCTGCTGAAGAAATGCATACGTCAGGCACGTGGTTAACGTTCGATGTGCCTGAAGGCTGGGAGAAATCCGATTTGACTGACGCGATGACGGCTGCAGCGTATGCAATCCAATCGTTGGTACCGCTATTCATCAAATGTGACCGCAGTGATATCCATGTCGTACCGCAAGTGAAAGCCATTCATATGGAGCGGCCGACATTCTTTATTTATGATAGTTATCCAGGTGGGATTGGGTTGAGCGAGAATATTTACAGCCGCTGGAGAGATTTGTTGATGCTTGCAGCCGATCATGTGGCGGAATGTCGTTGTGAATACGGATGTCCCGTTTGTATTGGAGCGCAAGAAGCAGGGCAGACAAACAACAAACATCGAGCGCATAGCTTGCTAGCAGAATTGGCAAAATAA
- a CDS encoding sigma factor regulator N-terminal domain-containing protein: MDSSIQKALKKAKLKHWVTITIISIAVCVVLLFAFNRFGNYLSAQNTMRLHERLFLQHDISQPNVGIDSQVTANSSMFGGNIITNRSKNIDGYLIPWSILTSSYSWFGASIDHNELIPGFHSSGNNNYEYDKQTKQKVATFYHPAIKEYYDGVQNQLEDVVQLKNHVAEVAISFKEPLTMEQVRENIPQNLNVAWLYMTSKITDEALGPSGLPVYGYADSELSKESFDMFIENLKKYDERGSMEEIKKYIEENENKPFNEVTILGIMLTGRTESFNELLGKDFIRGASVGVTAPIVPYIQPTK, translated from the coding sequence ATGGATTCATCGATTCAAAAAGCATTAAAAAAAGCGAAATTAAAACATTGGGTTACTATTACTATTATTTCGATAGCAGTTTGCGTCGTTTTACTATTTGCTTTCAACAGATTCGGGAATTATTTATCCGCTCAAAACACCATGCGATTACACGAAAGGCTATTTTTACAACACGATATATCTCAACCAAATGTGGGTATTGATTCTCAGGTAACAGCTAATTCTTCAATGTTTGGCGGCAATATTATTACAAATCGTTCAAAAAATATAGATGGTTATCTAATCCCTTGGAGTATATTAACGAGCTCTTATTCGTGGTTTGGTGCTTCTATTGACCATAATGAACTAATTCCTGGCTTTCACTCAAGTGGGAATAATAATTATGAATACGATAAACAAACGAAACAAAAAGTGGCAACATTTTATCATCCGGCTATTAAAGAATATTACGATGGGGTTCAAAATCAACTCGAAGATGTTGTTCAATTGAAAAATCATGTAGCTGAAGTAGCAATCTCATTTAAGGAACCTTTAACAATGGAACAAGTACGTGAAAACATACCTCAAAATTTAAACGTAGCTTGGCTTTATATGACGTCGAAAATTACCGATGAAGCTCTGGGCCCTTCAGGTTTACCCGTTTATGGTTATGCAGATTCTGAGCTTTCAAAGGAATCCTTCGACATGTTTATTGAAAATCTTAAAAAATATGATGAAAGAGGATCAATGGAAGAAATCAAAAAATATATTGAAGAGAATGAAAACAAACCATTTAACGAGGTTACTATACTGGGTATTATGCTAACAGGCCGAACAGAAAGCTTTAATGAATTACTAGGGAAAGACTTTATTCGAGGAGCATCTGTAGGAGTAACTGCACCAATTGTTCCGTACATCCAACCAACAAAATAA
- the recU gene encoding Holliday junction resolvase RecU — protein sequence MAIRYPNGKKFNPSVSSTKKKTYDYSFSNRGKSLEDELNDTNEYYLAHGLAVIHKKPVPIQIVNVRYPARSAAVITEAYFRTPSTTDYNGVWNGYYVDFEAKETKNKTSLPLQNIHLHQVQHMKQVIDQSGLAFFIVNFTVLDRYFLLPFEEFYPLWQRMEDGGRKSITLSEIEERSIEINTGFHPRLDYIQAVADWIKHKKD from the coding sequence TTGGCGATACGTTATCCAAACGGAAAAAAGTTCAATCCTTCCGTGTCTTCTACGAAAAAGAAAACGTATGACTACTCCTTTAGTAATCGGGGTAAATCATTAGAAGACGAACTCAACGACACAAATGAATACTATTTGGCACATGGTCTTGCCGTCATCCATAAAAAGCCGGTTCCCATACAAATCGTCAATGTCCGCTATCCTGCAAGAAGTGCTGCGGTGATCACAGAAGCGTATTTCCGTACACCTTCGACAACGGACTATAATGGGGTATGGAATGGATATTATGTGGATTTTGAAGCAAAGGAAACGAAAAATAAAACTTCATTGCCACTGCAAAATATTCATTTGCATCAAGTGCAGCATATGAAGCAAGTAATCGACCAATCCGGACTTGCTTTTTTTATTGTCAATTTCACAGTATTGGATCGATATTTCTTACTGCCTTTCGAGGAATTTTATCCTTTATGGCAACGCATGGAAGATGGCGGAAGGAAGTCCATTACGTTATCTGAAATAGAAGAACGATCGATCGAAATCAATACCGGTTTTCACCCTCGGCTAGATTATATACAAGCCGTGGCGGATTGGATCAAGCACAAGAAAGATTAA